The Cervus elaphus chromosome 21, mCerEla1.1, whole genome shotgun sequence genome window below encodes:
- the C21H8orf88 gene encoding uncharacterized protein C8orf88 homolog has translation MIMETKKLIGKPLQPARPVRHLSSPPGAGFPFNFQNEYPCNTQYLQSGVSRCKTNGMQAFSQGLNEQQHHSPVKKERIKYSRDFLLKLSSVSICRKKPDFLPDHPIILQKPENNQSFK, from the exons ATGATAATGGAAACCAAAAAGTTGATTGGTAAACCACTTCAACCAGCAAGACCTGTTCGTCATCTGAGTTCTCCCCCTG GAGCAGGATTCCCTTTCAACTTTCAGAATGAATATCCATGCAACACCCAGTACTTACAAAGTGGAGTTAGCAGA TGTAAGACGAACGGAATGCAAGCCTTTTCTCAAGGTCTTAATGAACAACAACATCATTCTCCAGTtaaaaaag AGAGAATCAAATACAGCAGAGATTTCCTGTTGAAGCTCTCAAGTGTTTCCATCTGCAGAAAAAAACCAGATTTTCTGCCTGATCATCCTATTATCCTTCAGAAACCA GAAAACAACCAAAGCTTTAAGTAG